A DNA window from Seriola aureovittata isolate HTS-2021-v1 ecotype China chromosome 8, ASM2101889v1, whole genome shotgun sequence contains the following coding sequences:
- the trim105 gene encoding tripartite motif containing 105: MAAAAAAPCVVSSTKGSLREDLTCAICCDLFREPVMLACMHHFCRPCISRYWRGTQGPVTCPQCRKEFSCRNFQTNYLVAAMVEKVRATTSDTYIQNLKKQLKETLESYRLRRDDHNNNITRDKGKMDTIKRFGADLQTRVKGEFRALHQILDDEETCMLEQIRREQEEELEKVERHLEALRVAVRELEENMRMLQQASAATENTVLTELPQLRPCVQVDVAPEFDINGFSNKYMAPLQYITWRKMFKSLKPGPSPLTFDVESAHPSIRVSRDKTVAVECDGMILHMDHDKRFLQCVNILATQGFQSGRHYWEVEVGSKPKWDLGVASDAVDRHSRIKLSPESGYWTLRLRNRNEYSAGTQPWTRLQLSSSPERLGVFLDCEERRVSFYNADDMSLLYSFANGPRGKVFPFFSPCISGSSQEPQPIKLLHYPPVALSG, translated from the exons atggctgctgctgccgccgctccTTGTGTTGTTTCATCTACCAAAGGCAGCCTGAGAGAGGATCTGACATGTGCCATCTGCTGTGACTTGTTCCGGGAGCCTGTCATGTTGGCCTGCATGCACCACTTCTGCAGACCCTGCATCTCCAGGTACTGGAGAGGAACACAGGGGCCTGTAACCTGTCCTCAGTGCCGAAAGGAGTTCAGCTGTAGGAATTTTCAAACCAACTACCTAGTCGCAGCCATGGTGGAGAAGGTCAGGGCCACGACCTCGGACACTTACATCCAAAACCTAAAG AAACAACTGAAAGAGACTTTGGAGAGCTATCGCCTGAGGAGGGACGACCACAACAACAATATTACcagagacaaaggcaagatggatACCATAAAG AGGTTCGGAGCAGATCTGCAGACTCGTGTCAAAGGTGAATTCAGAGCTCTCCATCAGATCCTGGACGATGAGGAGACATGTATGCTGGAGCAGAtaaggagagagcaggaggaggagctggagaaggtcGAGCGCCACCTGGAGGCCCTCAGGGTTGCCGtgagggagctggaggagaataTGAGGATGCTCCAACAGGCTAGCGCCGCCACTGAGAACACAGTACTGACTGAG CTACCACAGCTAAG accATGTGTGCAGGTGGATGTTGCCCCAGAGTTTGACATAAATGGTTTCAGCAACAAATACATGGCCCCATTACAGTACatcacatggagaaaaatgttCAAGTCTTTGAAGCCAG GTCCTTCCCCATTAACATTTGATGTTGAGTCAGCGCACCCGAGCATTAGAGTGTCCAGGGACAAAACCGTGGCAGTCGAATGTGATGGCATGATATTGCACATGGACCACGACAAGCGTTTCCTCCAGTGTGTTAACATTCTGGCTACCCAGGGCTTCCAGTCAGGCCGACActactgggaggtggaggtgggctCCAAGCCCAAATGGGACCTAGGCGTGGCCTCAGACGCCGTAGACAGACATTCGCGGATCAAGCTGAGTCCTGAAAGCGGATACTGGACTCTGCGACTCCGTAACAGGAATGAGTACTCAGCCGGCACCCAGCCCTGGACTAGGCTGCAGCTCAGCTCTTCCCCTGAGAGGCTCGGTGTCTTCCTAGACTGCGAGGAGAGGAGGGTGTCCTTTTATAACGCAGATGATATGAGCCTGCTCTACTCATTTGCCAACGGGCCGAGGGGCAAGGTGTTCCCCTTCTTCAGCCCTTGTATTAGTGGCAGCAGTCAAGAACCTCAGCCTATCAAACTCCTCCACTACCCACCTGTCGCTCTGTCTGGCTAA